CATGAACGCGCCAGGGGTACTGGGCTCGAGATACCAGTCCTCATCTAGGTCCATCACATACTCACTGCCCACATAAGCTTTCTTAGGGATCAGCTGCCCAGTCACTTCCATCACCAACTCACCCGGCAAGAACTGGCGTACAGCAAAAACGCCATGCCCACACTTGCCCGTCGACTGGACTTCGATGTCGTCATCAAAGTAGGACCGGTAGTAGTAATCCTTGTCGACCAAGGCTTGTAGTTTTTTGCGTCGTTGTTTGTCCAAGGTAGTCATGCAGTGGATTCAGGGTGAAAGAAGATCAGGTTCGCTATTTGCCCTAATCGGTAGCTTCCCCAAAGTTTGGGTGAGCGTCAATCGACGAAACGATTGAAACGGTTACTCCGGAAATGCCCCGCCACGGATTTCGGCAACAACTTCGGCAGATTGCTGACCGATACCACAGAGGGTCCCTTCGACACCGACTGGACTAATACTCCACCCAGGGTGACTTATGAATCGTTCGCTGCCACTGTTTTTCGCCGTTTTTGCTACTGTTGCCTGTGTGCCAACCGCACATGCAGACCTTGACTCGCTACTTGGCGATTGGGTTGACGCAGCAAACTCCGAAACCGAATCCAATTCGGCTTCCGACCTTTCGTTGACCTCAGCCGCCCAGGTCGGGGAACTCGAAATGGTCAGTTCGCCAAGCTTGACTTCGGAAGCGGACCCTTTGTCGCTCGACGACACCCCCGATGAAGCCGGCGAAGCGACCTCGCTGACCGGCCACCATGCAGGCTCGGGAAGCTCGGTGGGTCACCAGCATTTACATGCCCCCCACAACCTTTACGCAGCCCCAACACCCAGCATCAATCCCTACGTTGGCCAAGCCTCGGGCGGATGCGGTCAACCCAGCTGCGGGCAAGCGAGTTGCAACAGCGGATCATGCGGCTGCCAGTCTGGCTGCGGCGAACTTCTCGACCGACAAGATGACTGCCGCAAAGTGGGCCAAAGCGAATGCCGCCCTCACCGCAGCCCAGTTTTGCCGCCCCCCAGCACGTTCCTACAACTCTTCCGCAGCCGCAACTCATACTCAGCGGTATGGGAAGGCTATGCGGACGAAACTCGCGAGCGATGCCGAAACCGCAGCCCACACTTGGACGGCACATGGCGTTGCCAAGGCTGTGACAACCTACTAGAGCCCGGACAGGTCACTTGCAGCGGCGGATGCAAAATCAAACGCCCCGCAGCGAGCTGCCAAGGCGGTTGCGGCGAACTGATCGAGCCCTGCCCCGCACCGTGTGACAGCGGCTGCGATCGATAGTCAAGCGGCAGCTCTACCAACTCGCCCGGAATCCCTAGCCGAATCTGATTTCTAGATCCGGCACTCGTTCTCCGATCCAGCAATCAGTTGCTGCATTTCAGGCGAGAGAATGGCGAGCGAGCCGGTCTTACTCCTCGGTAACGCGGACGGTGGTCATTTCGTCGCCCTTTTCGATCGAATCGACCACGTCTTGGCCTTCGATGACTTTACCAAAGACGCTGTGACGATCGTTCAAGTGAGGCGTCGCGGTGTGGGTGATGAAGAACTGCGAGCCGTTGGTGTTCGGTCCCGCGTTGGCCATCGACAGAACGCCTGGGCCGTCGTGCCGCAATTCAGGATCAAACTCGTCCTCGAATTGGTAGCCTGGGCCACCCGTGCCGGTTCCCAGAGGGCACCCGCCCTGGATCATGAAATCAGGGATCACGCGATGAAACTTCAAGCCATCGTAGTACTTCTTTTCGCAAAGCGTTTCAAAGTTGCCCACGGTTTTAGGCGTCTTTTCAGCGAAGAGTTCGACTTTGATGGTGCCGCGATTGGTTTCGAAGGTGGCAACTTTCATGTTTCTTGTTCAGCAAAAGGTTCGAAAATGGGGAAACGCAACAGGGATTCTCTGTGCGTTCTTTCGATGCCGACCATAGCCGACCCAAGATTTCCGTTCAATCGGATGCCAGCGACCGGAAGCCAGCGACTAATCGGATGCCCGCCAATTCACCTCCAGCCAGCGAAGACTCACCAACGGCGGCCTGCTCGCCGGCTACGCCTCTGTCGCCGCCACAATCCAACCGCCGCCCAGCACCCGCTCATCGTCGTACACGACCGCAGCTTGGCCAGGTGAAATGGCTGATTGAGGCTGATCAAAATGCACTCGAAACGTCGACCAATCCTGCCCACTGAACTCGATGCGAGCGGCATGCGGCTGACCATTGTAGCGAAACTGCACTCGCACTTTTTCAGGCATTTCAGCCGGATCGATCAGCCAATTCGTCTGATCCGCCAACAACCCTGGCGCCAACAGTTCCTCGGCACTCCCCAACACAACTCGCTTAGTCGTCGGCTCAATCCGAATCACAAAATGCGGTGTCCCCAGGGCGACGCCCAGTCCTTTTCGCTGCCCAACGGTGAACGCCTCGTACCCATTATGCTCGCCAACCACTTCACCGGTCGACAAAACAATGGCCCCCGCCGTTGCACCCACCATCTCCGGGCGACGCGATTTCACAAAATCACTGTGGTGTCCTTGGGTGACAAAACAGATCTCCTGACTGTCCTTCTTTTCCGAGACCCCCAGACCGATTGAAGCGGCAATTTCGCGGATCTTTGGCTTTTCGAAATCGCCCACTGGCAACATCATCCGCGACAAACGTTCTCGCCCGATTCCAAACAACGCATAGGACTGATCCTTATGCCCGTCCAAACCACGATGCAGTTCCCGCTGACCACCTTGGACCACCATCCGAGCGTAGTGCCCCGTCGCCACGAAATCGGCGTCAACGCCATCGGCGTAGTCAAACAGCTTGCCAAACTTAATCCAGTGGTTGCACTTCACACACGGGTTCGGAGTTCGCGCGGCGAGGTAATCGTCCACGAAATAGTCCACGATCCGCCGAAAATCCTCTTGCAGGTCCAACGAGTAAAACGGGATGTCCATCGACATTGCCACGCGCCGAGCATCAGCCGCATCGGTCGCACTGCAGCACCCCTGCTTGTGGTCCGCTCGCTTACCCGCGGAAGCCGACCCTGACATGTTGCCCAACACCGGCAGGTTCAGCGGATTCGCGTTGTTTTCCTCATCCGAATCAATTCGGCAAGCCGACGCAGACGCCTCACCGTGCCGCATGAAGACGCCGATGACATCATGCCCCGCTTGGGTTAACAGGTGGGCCGCGACGCTGGAATCAACGCCTCCACTCATCGCGAGAACGACACGGGACATGTATAAATAACTCGGTTAGAAATATTGAAATGGTGCGAGATCCAGTTCACCTGAATCCAGTCACCCACTCCATCATACCCAAAGAGGCCCATTCGTCATGGACGCAGAACTGGTCAATCGCAGCAAATCGATCCAAGCTCGCCTGAAACAACTACAGGACTCTCTTTGACCACGCTGGCAAACTGACGGCAATTAAGTCGATCGAAGACCAAATGGCCGCCCCAGATTTCTGGGACAACAGCGAAAAAGCCCAAACCGTTGTCATGCAACTGAAGGGACTCAAGGGCATCGTTGGCCCCATGGACGACCTCGTCCAATCCGCCGAGGACCTCGAAGCCCTTTTTGAGATGGCCGAAGAAGACGCCTCAATCGAGGGCGAAGTTCGCAGCGAAATCACGCGACTCGAAACGGTTCTCGACGACCTCGAACTCAAAGCGTTGCTCAATGGCCCCAATGATGGTGCCGGGGCAATTGTCACGATCAACGCGCGCGATGGCGGCACCGACGCCAATGACTGGGCCGACATGATGTTGCGGATGTACTCCGCCTGGGCAGTTGGCCAGGATTACAAAATTGAGTTGCTCGATCGTCAAGAAAACGAAGAAGCCGGCATCAACCACGCCTCCATCGCTGTCCGTGGCCCCATGGCTTACGGCTACCTGAAGGGCGAAGAAGGCATGCACCGTCTGGTTCGAATCAGCCCGTTCAATAGCGAAGGCAAACGCCAAACCAGTTTCGCCGCCGTCAGTGTTTCGCCCGAGATCGATGACTCCATCGAAATCAATATCGAAAAGAAAGACGTTCGCGAGGACACCTACCGTGCCGGTGGTGCCGGTGGACAACACGTCAACAAAACCGACAGTGCCGTTCGCCTGACCCACATCCCGACCAACACCGTTGTGCAGTGCCAAAACGAGCGCAGCCAACACCAAAACCGGGACACCGCTTGGAAAATGTTACGGGCCAAGATGGCACGAATTGAAGAAGAACGCCGTGAGGCCGAAGACGCATCCAAGTACGCCACCCAAGCGCGTACGGGATTCGGAAGTCAGATTCGCAACTACTTCCTTCACCCCGACCAACGGGTCAAGGATTCACGAACAGGCCACTACGTCGGCAACTTCGAAAGCGTCATCAACGGCAGCGAGTTACAAGGCTTCTTCGACGCCTTCTTGAGACTCAAAGCGGGCAAAACCGAAGCCATCGCGGACGAGTAAACGCGAATTCGAATCCTGCTGACGGACATGCACTAACTGCAGCCAAGTCCCATTTAGAAACCCACCGCCGCTCCAGCAACGGAGCGGCTTTCCAACCGGTGGGTTAAGTGAACGTCATGATGGGCTTGAAAAGTCGAGACCCATCGTCTTGAAAATTTCGTCTCGCAACCGGAGATACTCCGGTGAGTCCAGGTTTCGAGGGCGAGGCAATTGCACGTCCAAAATCGTTCGAATCTCAGCCGGGCGTGGGCTAAGCACCACAACGCGGTCAGCTAACTGCACCGCTTCTTCGACGTCGTGCGTGACAAACAGCACCGTCTTCTTTTCTTGCCGCCAAATGTCAACAAGATCGGCTCGCATCTTCATTCGGGTCAAGAAGTCCAAAGCACCCAGCGGTTCATCCATGAACAACACGTCAGGGTTCGCCGCCAACGCTCGTGCAATCTCAACGCGCTGCACCATCCCGCCGGAAAGCTCTCGCGGGTACGCCCGCTCGAATCCAGTTAGCCCCACCATGTCGACATAGTGGGCGACCGTACGCTCCCGCTCCGCATCGGGTCGATCGAGCAGACCAAAACCGATGTTCTGGTCCACCGTCAGCCACGGGAAAACGGCATTGTTCTGAAAGATAAAAATGCGACGTGGGTCGGGCCCCACCACCGGTTCACCGTCAATCAAAACGGTGCCGGAGGTCGGCTTTAAAAAGCCACACGCCATGTTCAATAGCGTCGACTTACCACAACCCGACGGTCCCACGATACAAATGAACTCGCCCTGCTGGACGGTCAAGTTGAACGAACTCAACACTGGCATCGACTCGCCGCCATCGTGCGAGTAATCCAGCGTCAAATCTTGAAGTTCGATTTTGGGTGACGAAACACTCATCGCGATGTGCTCCCACTGCGAGTCAACGTCATGTTCTCGATCCGCAACATGATTGCATCAAGCAGCATCCCGATCACCGAGATCACCAGCATCGCCGCAACGACAAAATCATAACGCAAGTTATTGCGAGAATCATTGATCTGGAACCCCAACCCTGATTGCACACCCAGCATTTCAGCCGCTACCAAGACCACCCACGCGATCCCCATCGCCAACCGTAAACCGGTCAAGATTTGGGGCAAAGCCGCCGGCAAGATAACGAGTCGCAACAACGACACCCCACCCACGCCAAAGTTGGCTGCCGCTCGAAGGTACTTGCTGTCGATGCCTTCCACTGCCGACGTCGACGCCGTCACGATCGGAAAGACCGAAGCCAGGAAGATCAAGAAGATGGCGGATAAATCACTCGGCTCCCACCAACGCATCCCCCCAAACACCAAAACTGCGATCGGCAACCAAGCGATCGGCGAGATCGGGCGCAGCGATTGTACCAACGGATTCAAAAGTTCGCGGATCCACTGTGACCAACCAATCGCGAGCCCCAACGGGATGCCAACAATAACAGCTAACAAAAACCCCCACGTCACCCGAAACACCGACGCGATGACATATCGCCACAACACACCTTGGCTCGCCAACTCGACCAATCCCGTGAAAGCCAACCACGGCCCCGGAACATCCGTCCGGCTATTTCCCAACGTCGCGCAGTGCCAAGCGAGCACAAACAATCCGATGCCGGTTAACCCCAACAAGAACTTGCGTACTGACATCAATCCTGGCCCTCCTGACCAACCGGTAACGTCCACATCCCCGACTGCTCGAACGACGGATCGCAATAGTCCTCGAAGCCAAACGGATCGTCCGCCGTCACAGGTCGAAAGCTAAAGAAACCCAACTGTTCAGCATATTGCTGGATCTCCTTGAAGTCGTCTTTCGCAAGATTCAATTGGGTGTATCGAACACGATCGATCGGTCGTGTCAGTACAAACTTCAATAGCTCTGGATCTTGGTTGTAGTACTCCTGACGCGCCGCAATCATCGCTGCTTGCATTCGCGGTGAACTGCCAAAGTCTTTCGGAATCGTCACTTCACCGACCTGATCACTGTCCTCTTCGCGAAGCCCAGCCATTAACCGACCATCGCCTTCGTCAATCCACTTGCCCGATGCCGAAATCCCCTGAACCAGCTCCGCAACCAGTTCAGGATCACGCTCGATCAATCGCTCGGTCACGACCAACACACATGAGATAAAATCGGGCCAAATGTCTTTGGTGAAATACAAAACGCGACCAAACCCATCCATCTCGGCTTTCGCCGCGAACGGCTCGCCGACGATATAGGCCTCGAACTGACCTGACTTCAATCCCGCTGGCATCTCAGGTGGCGGGTAGTCAATCATGGTGATATCGGCGTTGGTGAACCGATACTCGTCCTTCAACTTCTCGACCAGGATTCTCTGATTAGAGTATCGATGCGGGATCGCGATCCGCTTTCCTCGCAAGTCTTCAAAAGACTGGTACGGCGAATCTTCTCGAACCACAATCGCGGTACCGTCACGATGACCCAAGTGCACGATTTTGACGGGCGTTCCCTGCCGCTGCATCACCATCGCAAGCGGAGCCAGAATGAACGCGGCATCCAGATTGCCCGCGTCAATGTCTTCCGTCATGGCCGGCCAACTGGTGTATCGCCAGGAAACAAACTCAGAATGCTGTTCCGAATGCTTACTAACCCAACTCGTCACCGGACAAGTCAAGTGGCACGTCACCGGCAAATGGCCCACACGCAAAGACTTCCGAACCGAAGTTTCACCATCAACTGAAACGATATCGGCGCGCTCAAACATTCCTAGATTGACATGAGCATGCAGCAGCGTCACCGTCGCCAAAAAGGCGAAGCATGCTATCACGAGTTTTCCAGGCTGAGTCATCAATTACTCGATCGAAATGTTGGGACAATCCCAGTATTCAGAATGATTTCAGTGTTCAGGATGATTGTGAGGTCGTTGGCGCAGGTGAATCAACAACCCCTTCAATATCGTGCATTAAAGGCAGCAAGAATGAAACAAGCAGCCCCAATAAATCACGCGACCGCTCTCAAAACAGAAAGTCGCATGGGAAAGAATAGGTCACGACAAGCGACTAACAAGAGCTTTCAAAACACCTTTAGATATCAACCTCATTCAGCATCAAAATCAATCAGTCGACTGGCTGCCAGCCTGATAATGCACCGACGGCCACTCAATAGTAGAACGATCCGGCACCGCGTAAATCCCTTGGAACCGTACCGCACTTGAGAGATATCAATAGTGAAGGGCGAAAATGTGTGAATCCATTTGTCCGGCCACGAATTGCAACCTACTTATTACGCGGAGAAGAAATACACGAACTCAGCCGCCGGCAAACACGCATCGGCGAGTTGCATTGCAGTCCGACAGCGAACATTCACGCTATCCGATTGTTCCGCTACTGAGTTCAAGCATTCTCTCCCAAGCCAATCTTGTTAAGAGCGGCACACCGAAGGAGTGGACAAACGATTCCGAATTTCCGTGTTACATTGAGAATACAGTGTCTTTGCTACGTCGCTTTTGGGCCCCCGTCATCATCCTCGTCATGGTCGCAATCCATGCCGCTGTGATTGGGTACGTCCGCAGTCGCGTCAATCGCTTGAGCAATTTGCAGAGCAACGCCGTTGAAATTGGGAACCTTCGATTCCAAAACATCAACGAAGCCGGCTACACCTACCAAATGCAATTGCATGCCGTGGTCGATCCCAACCATCACTTCCGAGGCGAGCAACTGCTGACCCAGTCACGGATGGAGATCATCGAAGCAACCGAGCAAATGCTGCGTCAGGTGGACGCCACCTGGTTGGCTGACCCTTCCCAAAACGAAATTCGCGAACAACTGATGAACGTCGTCCTGACTCACCTCGACGAACCGGTGGTGCAGAGGGTGTTGATCACGGATTGGCTGAGGGTCCCGGTGGGCACCACACCGCCTCCGGTTCTGTAGCAAAATAACCACCGAAGTCCCAAGCCAGCAAACCTAAACGCATCGATTCAATGATGCGTTTGGGTATCCTGGAGCTAGCCCGGAGATGACCGACGCTCAAGTCTTACGCGGAGCGTTACCCTGTGCTCCAATAGCGAAAAACAATCCCTATTGTTCGAGCTTTTCATGTCATCTCCCTCCACCCCATCTACGCAACCCATCGAAGATCGCGTTACCAAGCTAGAGATCCAACTCGCGCATACCGAGCGGATTTGCGAGCAACTCAACGAAGTCGTCACACAACTTTCACGTGACGCCCAAGAACGCGACCGTCTGCTCAAACGAATCGTTGAGCAACTCAAAGACGTGAAAAACAAGATGGACGAATCAGGCACCGCCGAAGACGAAAAACCACCCCACTATTAATCTGGCTTCACGTATTTTGCAGAATGCGGAATCCTGAACGTGGTTCGTTTCAAGGCAAATCACCATGCCTCAATCGATCCAATCCAGCACGGACCGCGGCCTCAGCTAGTCCTGGACTTGGTCCGGACCGGCGTCGGTCCCAACGTCACAAGCGCCCCGCTCGGCGTTTGGGTCCAACCGCTCTGCCAAGCCTAACAACCTTGGAATCACACCGGTCAACTGCAACCCGAAGCCGGCCTTTCGCCAACGCCTAAAAAACCAAGCGTGACTTAGAAACAAGATGCCCGACTGCACCGCTTGCTCAGTCCACGAAGTGGACATCATGGAAACGGTGAGTCCACCCGCACCGCTATCCATCCAGTACTCGAAGATGCGGTCATAGCCCACGGCACATGCCGTTGCTCCGGCCAAGCAAACGACAACCATCACGAATCGATTCCGACGTCGCGGCATCTCTTCGGTCAAAGCCGCGCCGAACAGCAAAACAAGCATCCGCGCAAACTGTAAAACAGCGATCACCAAAAAAAGCCCCAAGGGTGGCATCATCAGCGCCGCCTCGGCGCCAATCTGTTCCGATTGATAGCGGAACATCGCGAACAGGCCTGCGGCCAAAGAGGTGACGATAATCATCGCCTTGATCGACCAACGATCCGTCCTGACAACACCGGACTCCGTTCCCGGTGCGACGTGCCAAAAGGCACACAGCGGTGCCGACAGACGCAGCACAAAGATGTTCAATGCCACCCACAACAAAGACCAAACGGGCAAGTACCAGACATCCTCAATCCCAATGTAATAATCGTGGTTCAACCAGCCGACCACGACCGTAATCGCGGTCTCCAGGAACGACACCACGACAACAAACAAGATGAATTGCCATACCGAGGGTCGATCGGGAAAGCGACATTGCCACCACCCTGCCAACTGCCACGAAGTCACGGATGAGACCAGCATCGACAGCGCCAGAAACACGTCTAACGCACTACTCAGCAATCCGGTCGGAAACGTTCCAGCAAACATGATCAGTGGAAGACTCGCCGCTGCCGCAATGGTCACGCCCATCCAAATCAGGCAAGTGTTCCAGAAAACGCGTTTCGATTTCGAAGCAGACACTACAGCCATCCATTTTCGCGATACCAATCCGCTGTTTCTCTGAACCGCGTCGCTAGGTCAACTGAGACGATGTAGTCGCACTCGTCGTGGAGCTTCGACACCTCACATGCGAAACCACGCGTCGACGCCTCTCGGGATTTATCAATTCCGAAAATGTGTGGCTGTCGCTTCAAGTAACTCATCACCTGGTTAACCATTCCGGTGACCCGGACAACACCACGGGGAACATGCAAGCATCGAACCCCACGGCGACCAAGCGCTTCCCCCACCATGTCGCCCAAGCGACCATACAAGACCGCATTGGGATGACTGACAAAGTAGGTCCCGACACTCGGTTGATCGAGGGTCGCACGCTGTCCCTTGCTTAGAACGGCCGCGATGCCCTGGCACAGGTCTTCCACGTGAATCACCGAAAACAACGACGGCTTGATGCCCGGAACTAGATGAATACCAAACTTTGAAATCGTCTTAAACAATTCCAGTCCATCCCGGTCGCCCGGCCCCAACACGATCGGCGGTCGCACAATGCTAATCGGGACTCGATCGGCGAGGGCAAGGACAGCGTGCTCTCCATCAAGCTTGCTACGTCCGTAATCTGAAATCGGCGATGGGTCGTCGAACTCCGTACGTTTTCGAAAGCCAGCGATCTCGTCACCTTGCCAAATCTCTCCCTTTTCGGAATCCACTCGCCACATTCGCTTGGCGTCCGTGCTCTCGGCGTCTCGCAACTTCTCAACCGATTGCGGCTTATCACACAACAGCAACGGTCCCGCCGCAGCCAGCGACGATACCGAAATCAGAACCGGCGGCGAGGACTGCTTCGCACACGCGCTTGCAACGTTGCGAGCCCCTTTTTCATTGGCATCCCACAGCGACTGCACCTTCAATGATTTAGTTAGGCCTGCGAGATGAACGACCGCGTCCGTTCCAGCGACTGCCCGCTCAAGTGAATCCACATCAGAAAGCGTCCCGACTGAAAGTTCCACGCCCAAATCATTGAGTACCGATGCATCCGATTCTGGTCGAACCAAGCACCTGACTTCATAGCCCAGCAGCTTCAAGTGACGCACCAAATGGCGTCCAATGAATCCGCTGGCTCCCGTGACTAAGACTCTTTTCATGACACTATCTCCTTAATGTTCCTTGCATGCCAGAACATACCCCCGATCTCCGATGGTGCCAGCGTCCCGTTTCACTACGAGACCGACTGGATCGAGCATGTCGGCGTATTCCGCCACGCTGTAACACTTCCCTTGCGTGATATTCATCAGCAACGAGGAGTACTCCGCGACCGGCAAAGGCCCCGTTTTTTCCGCGTTGATGATGGCGCCATGGATAATCAGCAGCCCTCCGACGGGCAGAATGTCTGCCGCACGCCGCACAATGGCATTGGCTTCCTCCCGTCCCCAATCGTGAAGCAAATTCGATAGCAAAACGACATCCACCTCCTCGGGCCAACTGTCGACGAACATGTCACCGGTTTGCACCTTCACACGATCCGCCAAACCGTTGCGTTGGATTTCCCGCCGGGCAATTTCGTCAACTGGCGATTGCTCGAGAACGACCGCGGACAGCTCCGGGCACCGTGCCGCCATGGTCATGCTGTAGATCCCCGACCCACCACCAACATCCAACATTCGTTTGCGTCCCAGCATGTCAGCGTGGAGAGCCTCGGCAAGTTTCTGGCCGAACGCGATTCCGCGGCAATTCATCAAGTTCGTGAAGTCGTTGGCGAATGCTTCGTCCTTCATCGATTCATGCCAATCCGCACCATCTGACTTCGCCTGCCAATTCGCAGGCTTGCCGGTCTTCAGAATCTGCACGTAGTCCAGCAACTTCGGGGAATCCGCAATCGGCTTGTAATAAGGTCCTAAAAACCAAGGACTGCCCGCTGTCAAAAACTCCTTACCCATCACCGTCAGTGTTGAGCGATCGTGCGGATCGGTTTCGATAAAACCGCTAGCCCGGCACAACGTCATCAATACATCCGCAGGCCGCTCCAGCCACCCAAAGTGCTCGCAAAGGTCGGGCAAGGTGACGCCCGGATGTTCACCCAGATAGGAAAAAAGATCGAACTCCAAAATCGCAGCCGCGATTAAGTCGGCGGCGTACTGTCGATCACGGTATCGAAGAATGACCGACGGGTCACTGGCGGGAAGCTGGGTTAAGTCCATGGGAAACTTCAGGCGGGATTG
This genomic interval from Neorhodopirellula lusitana contains the following:
- a CDS encoding SET domain-containing protein, yielding MTTLDKQRRKKLQALVDKDYYYRSYFDDDIEVQSTGKCGHGVFAVRQFLPGELVMEVTGQLIPKKAYVGSEYVMDLDEDWYLEPSTPGAFMNHSCSPNCELVQLTEFSLGVVAICNIEPETQLTFDYAWEAFDWNPKCQCGARNCRGWVVAEDQVKKMKQMAKDQKKKSR
- a CDS encoding peptidylprolyl isomerase; the encoded protein is MKVATFETNRGTIKVELFAEKTPKTVGNFETLCEKKYYDGLKFHRVIPDFMIQGGCPLGTGTGGPGYQFEDEFDPELRHDGPGVLSMANAGPNTNGSQFFITHTATPHLNDRHSVFGKVIEGQDVVDSIEKGDEMTTVRVTEE
- the mnmA gene encoding tRNA 2-thiouridine(34) synthase MnmA; amino-acid sequence: MSRVVLAMSGGVDSSVAAHLLTQAGHDVIGVFMRHGEASASACRIDSDEENNANPLNLPVLGNMSGSASAGKRADHKQGCCSATDAADARRVAMSMDIPFYSLDLQEDFRRIVDYFVDDYLAARTPNPCVKCNHWIKFGKLFDYADGVDADFVATGHYARMVVQGGQRELHRGLDGHKDQSYALFGIGRERLSRMMLPVGDFEKPKIREIAASIGLGVSEKKDSQEICFVTQGHHSDFVKSRRPEMVGATAGAIVLSTGEVVGEHNGYEAFTVGQRKGLGVALGTPHFVIRIEPTTKRVVLGSAEELLAPGLLADQTNWLIDPAEMPEKVRVQFRYNGQPHAARIEFSGQDWSTFRVHFDQPQSAISPGQAAVVYDDERVLGGGWIVAATEA
- the prfB gene encoding peptide chain release factor 2 (programmed frameshift); amino-acid sequence: MDAELVNRSKSIQARLKQLQDSLDHAGKLTAIKSIEDQMAAPDFWDNSEKAQTVVMQLKGLKGIVGPMDDLVQSAEDLEALFEMAEEDASIEGEVRSEITRLETVLDDLELKALLNGPNDGAGAIVTINARDGGTDANDWADMMLRMYSAWAVGQDYKIELLDRQENEEAGINHASIAVRGPMAYGYLKGEEGMHRLVRISPFNSEGKRQTSFAAVSVSPEIDDSIEINIEKKDVREDTYRAGGAGGQHVNKTDSAVRLTHIPTNTVVQCQNERSQHQNRDTAWKMLRAKMARIEEERREAEDASKYATQARTGFGSQIRNYFLHPDQRVKDSRTGHYVGNFESVINGSELQGFFDAFLRLKAGKTEAIADE
- a CDS encoding ABC transporter ATP-binding protein, coding for MSVSSPKIELQDLTLDYSHDGGESMPVLSSFNLTVQQGEFICIVGPSGCGKSTLLNMACGFLKPTSGTVLIDGEPVVGPDPRRIFIFQNNAVFPWLTVDQNIGFGLLDRPDAERERTVAHYVDMVGLTGFERAYPRELSGGMVQRVEIARALAANPDVLFMDEPLGALDFLTRMKMRADLVDIWRQEKKTVLFVTHDVEEAVQLADRVVVLSPRPAEIRTILDVQLPRPRNLDSPEYLRLRDEIFKTMGLDFSSPS
- a CDS encoding ABC transporter permease encodes the protein MSVRKFLLGLTGIGLFVLAWHCATLGNSRTDVPGPWLAFTGLVELASQGVLWRYVIASVFRVTWGFLLAVIVGIPLGLAIGWSQWIRELLNPLVQSLRPISPIAWLPIAVLVFGGMRWWEPSDLSAIFLIFLASVFPIVTASTSAVEGIDSKYLRAAANFGVGGVSLLRLVILPAALPQILTGLRLAMGIAWVVLVAAEMLGVQSGLGFQINDSRNNLRYDFVVAAMLVISVIGMLLDAIMLRIENMTLTRSGSTSR
- a CDS encoding ABC transporter substrate-binding protein, with amino-acid sequence MTQPGKLVIACFAFLATVTLLHAHVNLGMFERADIVSVDGETSVRKSLRVGHLPVTCHLTCPVTSWVSKHSEQHSEFVSWRYTSWPAMTEDIDAGNLDAAFILAPLAMVMQRQGTPVKIVHLGHRDGTAIVVREDSPYQSFEDLRGKRIAIPHRYSNQRILVEKLKDEYRFTNADITMIDYPPPEMPAGLKSGQFEAYIVGEPFAAKAEMDGFGRVLYFTKDIWPDFISCVLVVTERLIERDPELVAELVQGISASGKWIDEGDGRLMAGLREEDSDQVGEVTIPKDFGSSPRMQAAMIAARQEYYNQDPELLKFVLTRPIDRVRYTQLNLAKDDFKEIQQYAEQLGFFSFRPVTADDPFGFEDYCDPSFEQSGMWTLPVGQEGQD
- a CDS encoding SlyX family protein, with amino-acid sequence MSSPSTPSTQPIEDRVTKLEIQLAHTERICEQLNEVVTQLSRDAQERDRLLKRIVEQLKDVKNKMDESGTAEDEKPPHY
- a CDS encoding NAD-dependent epimerase/dehydratase family protein, which encodes MKRVLVTGASGFIGRHLVRHLKLLGYEVRCLVRPESDASVLNDLGVELSVGTLSDVDSLERAVAGTDAVVHLAGLTKSLKVQSLWDANEKGARNVASACAKQSSPPVLISVSSLAAAGPLLLCDKPQSVEKLRDAESTDAKRMWRVDSEKGEIWQGDEIAGFRKRTEFDDPSPISDYGRSKLDGEHAVLALADRVPISIVRPPIVLGPGDRDGLELFKTISKFGIHLVPGIKPSLFSVIHVEDLCQGIAAVLSKGQRATLDQPSVGTYFVSHPNAVLYGRLGDMVGEALGRRGVRCLHVPRGVVRVTGMVNQVMSYLKRQPHIFGIDKSREASTRGFACEVSKLHDECDYIVSVDLATRFRETADWYRENGWL
- a CDS encoding methyltransferase: MDLTQLPASDPSVILRYRDRQYAADLIAAAILEFDLFSYLGEHPGVTLPDLCEHFGWLERPADVLMTLCRASGFIETDPHDRSTLTVMGKEFLTAGSPWFLGPYYKPIADSPKLLDYVQILKTGKPANWQAKSDGADWHESMKDEAFANDFTNLMNCRGIAFGQKLAEALHADMLGRKRMLDVGGGSGIYSMTMAARCPELSAVVLEQSPVDEIARREIQRNGLADRVKVQTGDMFVDSWPEEVDVVLLSNLLHDWGREEANAIVRRAADILPVGGLLIIHGAIINAEKTGPLPVAEYSSLLMNITQGKCYSVAEYADMLDPVGLVVKRDAGTIGDRGYVLACKEH